CTCGTAGTCGCCGCGCGATACGCCGCCCCTGCGGGTGAAGAAGGCCAGCAGCAGCCTCGGGTCAGGCGAGAACTCGTAGTACTCGACGCCGTCGGCGGAATTCATTTGCCAGTCAGTAGTCACGGCTCAGAAAGTCCAGAAGTCAGAATCCAGAGTCCAGAACTCTGAATTGCGGACGCGAGCGTTGAGCCACGGCCAGACACAGATAGACACGGATACCGGGATACTAACACAGGGAGACCAAGGCACAAGGAGCCGCCGTTCCGGTCATTCGGATTAAGGGTTTGAATCGGAATTCGAGCTGCGGAATTCGTCATTGCCCTCGGCTGTCCGGAAGTCGCGCAGTGTGAGCTGGGTGGCGGTCCGGCCCCCATAAGTGTTTCTTCCGACAGTGTAACAGATATCGAGCCGGCTTCCAGTTCCTGCTTCGAGGTTGGTGATTTCCGCGCTACGGCCCCAGGCGATGGCCTCAAGGGTACGCTCGCCAGACCGGACTGATAGCTTGAGGTGGTTCTTCCCGACCTTGCGCGGGTAGCCGACGACCTCGATGCCGAGCGAGGCAAGCAGCGGAGAGGCGTTGTCCGGGCCGAATGGTTCGAACTTCTCAAGCGCGGTAACGAAGGCGTCGTCGATCTTCTCGATCGGCGCGACCGCATCGATGTGCAGGGTCGGTTCGAAGACTTCCTCGGGAAAGCCGTCCGCGTATGCGGCCAGAGCCGAACTGAAACCGGCCAGGTCCTCGCGTGTGACGCTCAGGCCGGCCGCGTACTTGTGCCCGCCGAAGGCAAGCAGGTGTCCGGAGCAGGCTGCAAGCGCGGCGTGGAGGTTGAAGCCGGTGACCGAGCGGCCTGACCCCTTGCCCTTTTCGCCCTTCAATGCGACCACGATGCAGGGGCGCGAGAAGCGGTCGACCAGCTTGGCTGCTACGATGCCGATGACGCCTTCGTGCCAACCTTCGGCGGCGACGACGATTGTCTTGCGGTCGGCTAGCCGCCCGGTTTCCACGAGCGTGGTTGCCTGGGCCAGGATTCTCTCTTCGAGCGACTGGCGGGAGCGGTTCAGGCTATCGAGTTCCGCGGCCAGGGTTGCGGCTTCAGCCTTGTCCCCGGTCAGGAGTAGCCGCGCGGCCAGCTCGGCGTGGCCGACCCGGCCCGCGGCATTAAGGCGCGGGGCGAGCATGAATCCGACGCTGTAGCCGGTCAGGGGTTTGTCCGCAATACCCGCGACCTTGAGCAGAGCCTGGAATCCCGGACGCGGGCTCTGCCGGATTGCGTTCAGGCCGATGCGAGCTAGCACCCGGTTCTCGTCGGTCAGGGGCACGATGTCGGCAATGGTTCCGAGGCCGACTAGGTCGAGCAGGGCGATGAGCTCTTGCTTGGGCCGGCCCAGAGCGGAGAGTACGCTCCAGGCGAGCTTGAACGCGACGCCCACGCCGGCCAACTCACGGAACGGGTACTTTGAGTCCGCCCGTTTGGGGTTAACTAAGGCCATGGGCTTTGCAGAGTGCAGATCGCAGATTGCAGATTCAGTCTCAGGTACTTCTGACTTCTGAATTCTCCTTTCTGCCTTCTGACTTCGGCCCGCAGCTACCTCATGGTGATCCG
This window of the candidate division WOR-3 bacterium genome carries:
- a CDS encoding single-stranded-DNA-specific exonuclease RecJ; translated protein: MPAVRPTHHWRLPTQTESDLLSLGRELELPELVVNLLRRRGYSTADDIRAFLDPSPARLRKPELLPDIVPATERIIAAIKRRERILIYGDYDVDGVTGTVLLVSVLGRLGADVIYYLPHREAEGYGFSAQGLGFAAERGAKLIVTNDCGSNDHATLAAARDAGIDVIVTDHHEVAAGRSQKAERRIQKSEVPETESAICDLHSAKPMALVNPKRADSKYPFRELAGVGVAFKLAWSVLSALGRPKQELIALLDLVGLGTIADIVPLTDENRVLARIGLNAIRQSPRPGFQALLKVAGIADKPLTGYSVGFMLAPRLNAAGRVGHAELAARLLLTGDKAEAATLAAELDSLNRSRQSLEERILAQATTLVETGRLADRKTIVVAAEGWHEGVIGIVAAKLVDRFSRPCIVVALKGEKGKGSGRSVTGFNLHAALAACSGHLLAFGGHKYAAGLSVTREDLAGFSSALAAYADGFPEEVFEPTLHIDAVAPIEKIDDAFVTALEKFEPFGPDNASPLLASLGIEVVGYPRKVGKNHLKLSVRSGERTLEAIAWGRSAEITNLEAGTGSRLDICYTVGRNTYGGRTATQLTLRDFRTAEGNDEFRSSNSDSNP